Proteins from a single region of Pseudopedobacter saltans DSM 12145:
- a CDS encoding DUF4260 family protein, with translation MAFLLTLYIGYQWWLFFALLLLPDLSMLGYIFGNKTGALIYNFFHHQGIALFLIALGYVAIDPKITMAGVVMLGHSAMDRLFGYGLKYNKGFKYTHLGEIGREK, from the coding sequence ATGGCGTTTTTGTTAACGCTATATATAGGTTATCAATGGTGGTTGTTCTTTGCCCTGCTTTTATTGCCCGATTTAAGTATGCTAGGATACATTTTCGGAAATAAGACGGGAGCATTGATCTACAATTTTTTTCATCATCAGGGAATTGCACTGTTTTTAATAGCCTTAGGATACGTGGCGATAGATCCGAAAATTACAATGGCAGGCGTTGTCATGTTGGGACATAGCGCAATGGACAGATTATTCGGTTACGGACTTAAATATAATAAAGGATTTAAATACACTCATTTAGGAGAGATAGGGCGTGAAAAATAA